A single region of the Nicotiana sylvestris chromosome 6, ASM39365v2, whole genome shotgun sequence genome encodes:
- the LOC104227395 gene encoding uncharacterized protein gives MTYQEEFVKCVEDGIRLSKRIYFGKDRAVAPPKPMTAMDKAAQSYLPTSPMMYAVIENPAIVDNPDIPSYQPHVHGRCDPPALIPLQMNGISVVADCYYDTAVVTVTGSWRLHCVMSSRSCDCRIAVPMGEQGSILGVDVELPRKSYRTKLVADDDEREDVKLAKVEDGCFLKPHIFTLTIPEIDGGTCISVTIRWSQKLLYRDGQFNLNIPYSFPEYVTPVGKKMSKKEKIQLNVNCGPGTKVSSKTISHPLKELEHEAGKLRLFYEADVLNWSSNDVVFSYKISSSPTYHGSILLQSPPQHDTDQREMFCCYLFPGVEEGRKVFRKEVIFVVDISGSMKGKPIDDTKQALSVALSKLDPQDLFNIIAFNSEEYLFSSSLEVATKEAIDNATQWIDMNFIAGGGTNILNPLKQAIGMLSKSNAGESMPIIFLITDGAVEDEKQICEFMKSHLTQNRTMRPRLYTFGIGLFCNHYFLRTLAMMSRGHYDAALDVESLEVRLERLFSRAPSIILANIAFENLDGLEEFEVFPSQIPDLSSEEPLVLSGRYRGVFPEMIKAKGILADMSNFSVELKGIESKDIPLDKIMVKQQVEILTAQAWFTENKDLAQKIAKMSAQNAVISEYARMTLVSTERVRVVKPTTKRKVHSDAEKIEERIVETTILLLYLGIGFGNITATIENIPPGAIESEDEAAEIIAKATSNCCGKLCGICCCCGCCIRTCSKMNHQCAIALSQLLGALGCLGCFACCQYCCCGNDK, from the exons ATGACGTATCAGGAGGAATTTGTGAAATGCGTAGAAGACGGAATAAGGCTATCAAAAAGAATATATTTCGGCAAGGACCGTGCGGTTGCGCCGCCTAAGCCGATGACGGCGATGGACAAGGCGGCGCAGTCGTATTTGCCGACGTCACCTATGATGTATGCTGTGATTGAGAATCCTGCCATTGTTGATAACCCGGATATTCCGAGTTATCAACCTCACGTGCATGGCAGGTGCGATCCACCTGCTTTGATTCCGCTTCAGATGAACGGCATTTCGGTTGTGGCTGATTGTTATTACGATACGGCGGTTGTTACCGTTACGGGTTCGTGGCGTCTGCATTGCGTCATGAGTAGTCGTAGCTGTGACTGTCGTATTGCTGTTCCTATGGGCGAACAG GGTTCAATTCTAGGTGTCGACGTTGAGTTACCAAGGAAATCTTACAGAACTAAACTGGTGGCCGATGATGATGAAAGGGAAGATGTAAAGTTAGCCAAAGTTGAAGATGGATGCTTTCTGAAGCCCCATATTTTTACACTTACAATACCAGAG ATTGATGGTGGAACCTGTATCTCAGTAACAATTAGATGGTCTCAGAAGTTATTGTATCGCGATGGCCAATTTAACTTGAACATACCCTATAGTTTCCCGGAATACGTGACTCCAGTTGGAAAGAAGATGTCTAAGAAAGAAAAGATACAGTTAAATGTTAATTGTGGTCCAGGGACTAAGGTTTCGTCTAAGACTATCAGTCACCCTCTTAAG GAGCTAGAACACGAAGCTGGAAAGTTGCGCTTGTTCTATGAAGCTGATGTCCTTAACTGGTCAAGTAACGACGTTGTGTTTAGTTACAAG ATTTCTTCAAGTCCTACTTACCATGGCAGTATACTTCTGCAATCACCGCCACAACATGACACTGACCAGAGAGAGATGTTCTGCTGCTATCTTTTTCCGGGTGTCGAGGAGGGTAGAAAG GTCTTCAGAAAGGAAGTGATATTTGTTGTTGATATAAGTGGGAGCATGAAGGGAAAACCAATCGACGATACCAAACAAGCTCTCTCTGTAGCGTTATCAAAACTTGATCCCCAAGATTTGTTTAATATAATCGCTTTCAACAGTGAAGAGTACCTATTTTCATCATCATTAGAGGTTGCAACCAAAGAGGCTATTGACAATGCAACTCAGTGGATTGACATGAACTTTATTGCTGGTGGCGGCACAAATATCTTGAATCCATTGAAACAG GCTATAGGGATGTTATCTAAATCTAATGCTGGAGAATCCATGCCTATCATTTTCCTGATCACGGACGGAGCTGTTGAAGATGAAAAACAGATCTGTGAATTCATGAAGAGTCATCTAACACAGAACAGAACAATGCGCCCACGACTTTACACGTTTGGCATAG GATTGTTCTGCAACCACTATTTTCTGCGCACACTAGCAATGATGAGCCGTGGCCATTATGATGCTGCTTTAGATGTTG AATCACTCGAAGTTCGTTTGGAGAGGCTGTTCTCCAGGGCACCATCCATCATCCTTGCGAATATTGCCTTTGAGAACCTTGATGGTCTTGAAGAATTCGAG GTATTTCCCTCTCAAATTCCAGACTTATCTTCTGAAGAACCATTAGTCTTATCGGGCAGATACCGAGGAGTATTTCCTGAGATGATCAAAGCTAAAGGAATCCTAGCAGACATGAGTAATTTCTCTGTGGAGTTAAAAGGGATTGAGTCCAAAGACATACCTCTTGACAAG ATAATGGTGAAGCAGCAGGTTGAAATACTCACAGCTCAGGCCTGGTTTACAGAAAATAAGGATCTCGCGCAGAAG ATAGCAAAAATGAGTGCACAAAATGCAGTAATCTCTGAGTATGCACGCATGACATTGGTATCGACAGAAAGAGTAAGGGTCGTTAAGCCAACCACGAAAAGGAAG GTTCATTCTGATGCTGAGAAGATAGAGGAGCGTATAGTAGAGACGACAATACTGCTACTCTACCTTGGCATTGGTTTTGGTAACATCACAGCGACGATTGAGAATATTCCTCCTGGAGCCATCGAGTCAGAGGACGAAGCTGCAGAGATTATTGCGAAAGCAACGTCTAATTGTTGCGGAAAATTGTGTGGTATATGCTGCTGTTGCGGTTGCTGTATTAGGACATGTTCAAAGATGAATCATCAGTGTGCAATTGCACTCTCACAATTGCTAGGTGCATTGGGATGTTTAGGTTGCTTTGCTTGTTGTCAATATTGCTGCTGTGGAAATGATAAGTGA